One genomic window of Thalassolituus hydrocarboniclasticus includes the following:
- the secB gene encoding protein-export chaperone SecB, with product MADNQQPQFALQRIYIKDASFEAPNSPQAFTKEWKPEIKLDLNSGARKLDDNHYEVSVKVTVTATNDGETAFLVELVQAGLFAMVNIPEQQLKPMLGAMCPNILFPYLRESIDSLVVKGGFPALMLAPINFDALFQQRMQQEAQQAQAEPAEQETTH from the coding sequence ATGGCCGACAATCAACAGCCGCAGTTTGCGCTGCAACGTATCTACATTAAGGATGCTTCATTTGAAGCGCCAAACTCACCGCAGGCGTTCACCAAAGAGTGGAAGCCGGAGATCAAACTGGATCTGAACAGCGGTGCGCGTAAGCTCGACGATAACCATTACGAAGTGTCTGTTAAGGTCACTGTTACTGCGACCAATGACGGCGAAACCGCTTTTCTGGTTGAGCTGGTGCAGGCCGGACTGTTTGCCATGGTGAACATCCCTGAGCAGCAGCTGAAGCCGATGCTGGGTGCTATGTGCCCGAACATCCTGTTCCCTTACCTGCGTGAAAGCATCGACAGCCTGGTGGTGAAAGGTGGCTTCCCGGCACTGATGCTGGCACCGATTAACTTCGATGCCCTGTTCCAGCAGCGTATGCAGCAGGAAGCTCAGCAGGCTCAGGCAGAACCTGCCGAGCAGGAAACCACTCACTGA
- a CDS encoding PQQ-dependent sugar dehydrogenase, whose product MKFLLLIATLLTPLLHAASTHEVLTDKLSRPWGMAFVAPGQLLISERSGQLKLFDAGQRQLHRVQGAPKVWSDGQGGLLDVAVAADYQPGGWIYFTWSAPLPEGRAATALGRARLDVSQRPLHLTDWQTLLISQSASNSGQHFGSRIAFDEQHVFFSIGDRGERDNGQRLTTHAGKILRLTRNGNIPADNPFINKPGALAEIWSYGHRNPQGLAYDAANQRLWAIEHGPRGGDEINLIIKGHNYGWPVVSWGKEYWNPMYVGEARSRPDMTDPVKMYDPSIAPGSLLFYQGKAHPQWQGNLLAGALKLTHLNRITLGGTPSQPQAVAEERLLTDLNERMRALATDSSGKLYIATDSGRLLRY is encoded by the coding sequence ATGAAATTCCTGCTGCTGATCGCTACCCTTCTCACTCCGCTGCTGCATGCAGCAAGCACCCACGAAGTACTCACTGATAAGCTCAGCCGCCCCTGGGGTATGGCTTTTGTCGCTCCCGGCCAGCTGTTGATCAGTGAGCGCAGCGGCCAGCTTAAATTGTTCGACGCCGGACAACGGCAATTACACAGGGTACAGGGAGCACCAAAGGTATGGTCCGATGGTCAGGGAGGTCTGCTGGATGTTGCCGTGGCCGCCGACTATCAGCCGGGCGGCTGGATTTATTTCACCTGGAGTGCGCCCCTGCCAGAGGGGCGGGCCGCCACCGCTCTGGGGCGGGCCCGTCTTGATGTCAGCCAGCGCCCTCTGCACCTTACAGACTGGCAGACACTGCTGATCAGCCAGTCGGCAAGTAACAGTGGTCAGCATTTTGGCAGCCGCATTGCCTTCGATGAACAACACGTATTTTTCAGCATCGGCGACAGAGGCGAGCGTGACAACGGCCAGCGCCTGACGACCCACGCCGGAAAAATTCTGCGCCTGACCCGTAACGGCAATATCCCCGCCGACAATCCCTTTATCAATAAACCCGGAGCCCTGGCAGAGATCTGGAGTTACGGACACCGCAATCCGCAGGGCCTGGCCTACGATGCAGCTAACCAGCGTCTGTGGGCGATTGAGCATGGGCCGCGCGGCGGAGATGAAATCAATCTCATCATAAAAGGCCATAACTACGGCTGGCCGGTTGTATCGTGGGGCAAGGAATACTGGAACCCGATGTATGTCGGCGAAGCCCGCAGCCGCCCGGATATGACCGATCCGGTCAAGATGTACGACCCGTCAATCGCGCCCGGTTCATTGCTGTTTTATCAGGGAAAAGCCCACCCGCAATGGCAGGGCAACCTGTTAGCCGGGGCGCTTAAATTAACCCACCTGAATCGCATCACACTGGGCGGAACCCCGAGCCAGCCACAGGCCGTGGCAGAAGAACGGCTGCTGACCGACCTGAACGAACGCATGAGAGCACTGGCAACCGACAGCAGCGGCAAACTCTATATCGCTACCGACAGCGGCCGCCTGCTGCGCTATTAA
- the trmL gene encoding tRNA (uridine(34)/cytosine(34)/5-carboxymethylaminomethyluridine(34)-2'-O)-methyltransferase TrmL, which translates to MFNIVLFEPEIPPNTGNIIRLCANTGCRLHLIEPLGFNMEEKSLRRAGLDYSEWASVKIHPNYDAFLAAEQPQRLFALTTKGRRTHSDVAFSAGDYLMFGPETRGLPEDVRMSLPFEHWLRLPMMPDSRSMNLSNAVAVMVYEAWRQLGYTGGS; encoded by the coding sequence ATGTTTAATATCGTTCTGTTCGAACCCGAAATTCCGCCCAATACCGGCAATATCATCCGCCTGTGCGCCAACACCGGCTGCCGGCTGCATCTGATTGAACCCCTGGGCTTCAATATGGAAGAAAAGAGCCTGCGCCGCGCCGGACTGGACTACAGCGAATGGGCCAGCGTAAAAATCCACCCCAACTATGACGCCTTTCTCGCAGCCGAACAGCCACAGCGCCTGTTTGCCCTGACCACCAAGGGCCGCCGCACCCATTCCGACGTCGCCTTCAGCGCTGGCGACTACCTGATGTTTGGCCCGGAAACCCGTGGCTTACCGGAAGATGTGCGCATGAGTCTGCCGTTTGAACACTGGCTGCGATTACCGATGATGCCCGACAGCCGCAGTATGAACCTGTCCAATGCGGTGGCGGTGATGGTTTATGAAGCCTGGCGGCAACTTGGGTATACTGGCGGCTCCTGA
- a CDS encoding type II secretion system protein GspM — protein MSLRNQQAWWRHPSAEKLIRAYNKLLPREQILLQIILHSVVVALFALLLLEPVWQRSEILQQAISGQQQQIRQSEGQLQQLQQQAVNDPNQPLRDELARLQVQQGDMNLRISRLTDALVSPAQMVPLLEQMLKQDKRLQLKSLVNLPRERLGLGEEFADVQLYRHGLRLTLSASYDGLLRYLQRLDAMPWRLFWQELDFTVEQHPQGELTLEVYTLSMREEVLGG, from the coding sequence ATGAGCCTGCGTAATCAGCAAGCGTGGTGGCGTCACCCGTCCGCAGAGAAACTGATCAGGGCGTACAACAAACTGTTACCACGCGAACAGATTCTGCTGCAGATCATTCTGCACAGTGTCGTCGTTGCATTGTTTGCCCTACTGCTGCTGGAGCCTGTCTGGCAGCGCAGTGAAATTCTGCAGCAGGCGATTTCCGGCCAGCAGCAACAGATCCGCCAGTCAGAAGGGCAGCTGCAACAACTGCAACAACAGGCGGTTAACGATCCCAACCAACCATTACGCGATGAGCTGGCGCGTCTGCAGGTACAGCAGGGTGATATGAATCTGCGTATCTCCAGACTGACGGATGCCCTGGTGTCACCGGCGCAGATGGTGCCTTTACTGGAGCAGATGCTGAAGCAGGATAAACGTCTGCAGCTGAAAAGCCTGGTGAATCTGCCGCGCGAACGGCTCGGTCTGGGCGAAGAGTTTGCCGATGTGCAGCTCTACCGTCACGGACTGCGCCTGACTCTGAGCGCCAGTTACGACGGTCTGCTGAGGTATCTGCAACGACTGGATGCCATGCCATGGCGGCTGTTCTGGCAGGAGCTTGATTTTACCGTGGAGCAGCATCCGCAGGGGGAACTGACACTTGAGGTGTACACCCTGAGCATGCGCGAGGAGGTTCTGGGTGGCTGA
- the mshL gene encoding pilus (MSHA type) biogenesis protein MshL gives MSAVIARCSAFWRIFSLLTLASLLPGLSGCAAPAAKEQREQETDNALLLQTENVSVPDSLDLQQLLPPLDQPPEAAPQRFDVLADRTPATAFFNSLIDGTGYNLVVHPGVSGEISLNLKDVTLLQTLQAVRDIYGFDFVQSAYGVQILPRQQQTRIFPINYLNVKRAGRSGMHVSSGQVTSTDSRQSSTQTNTTTSGSSSQTINSSEVGTESSTDFWQGLKNTLQLMLAQETDAQVVVDAHAGIVVVKAMPGTLNHIASYLEKAELSVQKQVLIEAKIVEVTLSDGFQSGINWSAFGGKNYRGTTYSSDNSLSSAALENTDLIEGIFTANFALGDFTGALQLLRTQGDVKVLSSPRIATVNNQKAVIKVGSDEFFVTNVTNTTTSTTTGSSNTPDIELTPFFSGIALDVTPQIGSDQEVTLHVHPTVTEVEEKIKTVQLNNDDYTLPLAYSTVRETDSIVRARSGQVVVIGGLMQNRKVRTDASVPWLGNIPLLGWFFRQTREEMVQSELVILIQPKVIDSALSREQVDELNRRYSRLMPARR, from the coding sequence TTGTCAGCTGTTATTGCACGTTGCTCTGCCTTTTGGCGCATATTCTCTCTGCTGACTCTGGCATCTTTACTGCCGGGGTTAAGTGGTTGTGCTGCGCCGGCTGCGAAAGAGCAGCGCGAGCAAGAGACAGATAATGCGCTGCTGCTGCAAACCGAAAATGTGTCTGTGCCGGACAGTCTGGATCTGCAGCAATTATTGCCGCCACTGGATCAGCCACCAGAGGCTGCGCCACAGCGTTTTGATGTATTGGCTGATCGCACCCCGGCGACCGCATTTTTCAACAGTCTGATTGACGGAACCGGTTATAACCTGGTGGTTCACCCGGGTGTCAGTGGTGAAATCAGCCTGAATTTAAAAGACGTTACCCTGCTGCAAACATTGCAGGCGGTACGCGATATTTATGGTTTTGATTTTGTGCAGTCCGCTTATGGCGTACAGATTTTACCGCGTCAGCAGCAGACGCGGATTTTCCCGATTAATTATCTCAACGTAAAACGCGCCGGCCGCTCCGGTATGCATGTCAGCAGCGGTCAGGTGACATCGACCGACTCGCGCCAGAGCAGTACCCAGACCAATACCACGACCTCTGGCAGCAGCTCGCAGACCATTAACAGCAGTGAGGTGGGAACCGAGTCCAGTACCGATTTCTGGCAGGGGCTGAAAAATACCCTGCAACTGATGCTGGCCCAGGAAACGGATGCGCAGGTGGTGGTGGATGCTCACGCCGGTATTGTGGTGGTAAAAGCCATGCCGGGGACGCTCAATCATATTGCCAGTTATCTGGAAAAAGCCGAATTAAGCGTGCAGAAACAAGTATTAATCGAGGCGAAAATCGTTGAAGTAACCCTGAGTGATGGTTTTCAGTCAGGCATTAACTGGTCAGCATTTGGCGGAAAAAATTACCGCGGCACAACCTATTCATCCGATAACAGCCTGAGTTCCGCTGCGCTGGAAAATACCGACCTGATAGAAGGTATTTTTACCGCCAATTTTGCGTTAGGTGATTTCACTGGCGCCCTGCAGTTATTGCGTACGCAGGGGGATGTAAAAGTTTTATCCAGCCCGCGTATTGCTACAGTGAATAATCAGAAAGCAGTAATCAAAGTCGGCTCAGACGAATTCTTTGTGACCAATGTCACCAATACAACCACCTCCACGACCACCGGCAGTTCGAATACCCCGGATATCGAATTAACGCCATTTTTCTCCGGTATTGCTCTTGATGTGACGCCACAGATTGGTTCCGATCAGGAAGTGACATTGCATGTACACCCGACGGTGACGGAAGTGGAAGAAAAAATTAAAACCGTACAGCTGAATAACGATGACTACACCCTGCCGCTTGCCTATAGCACCGTGCGTGAAACGGATTCGATTGTCCGTGCCCGCTCAGGTCAGGTGGTGGTGATTGGCGGTCTGATGCAGAACCGTAAAGTGCGTACCGATGCCAGCGTTCCCTGGTTGGGAAATATTCCCCTGTTAGGCTGGTTCTTCCGTCAGACCCGGGAAGAAATGGTACAGAGTGAGCTGGTTATTCTGATTCAGCCCAAAGTAATTGATTCTGCGCTGAGCCGTGAACAGGTAGATGAGCTTAACAGGCGCTATTCGCGGCTGATGCCAGCCCGGAGGTAA
- a CDS encoding ExeA family protein, with the protein MMEMTRLSRACEQYYGLQQSPFGLTPNTEFYVELPSQQQAFELLLFALSSGEGFIKITGEVGTGKTLLCRRLLNSLAADNICSAYIPNPALSAEGLWRAIARELGLNSDDKSELQVQEDIQQRLLQFALTGQPVTLIIDEAQCMPDDTLEALRLISNLETERQKLVQIVLFGQPELNVTLAKPRFRQLLQRITYSADLGPLNNSEALAVYLQQRLSIAGYRGMPLFQTSALKHLWQASRGIPRLVNILAAKTLLVGYGNGSRQLESHHVARAVADTEGAYPAPPDWSWLRFTTLFAAVLLVLI; encoded by the coding sequence ATGATGGAGATGACCCGGCTTAGTCGTGCCTGCGAGCAATATTATGGTCTGCAACAGTCTCCTTTTGGTCTGACTCCCAACACCGAATTTTATGTTGAATTGCCCAGCCAGCAGCAGGCGTTTGAGTTGTTGCTGTTTGCGCTGTCATCCGGTGAAGGCTTTATTAAAATTACCGGCGAAGTGGGAACCGGAAAGACATTACTCTGCCGGCGTTTACTCAACTCCCTCGCGGCTGACAATATCTGCAGTGCGTATATTCCCAATCCGGCGCTGAGTGCTGAGGGGCTGTGGCGGGCGATTGCGCGCGAACTCGGCTTAAACAGCGACGATAAAAGCGAACTTCAGGTGCAGGAAGATATTCAGCAGCGACTGTTGCAGTTTGCCCTGACCGGGCAGCCAGTGACGCTGATTATTGACGAAGCTCAGTGTATGCCGGACGACACGCTGGAAGCGCTGCGGCTGATTTCTAATCTGGAAACCGAGCGTCAGAAACTGGTGCAGATTGTGTTGTTCGGTCAGCCAGAACTGAATGTCACTCTGGCCAAGCCTCGCTTCCGTCAGTTGTTGCAGCGCATTACCTACAGCGCTGATTTAGGCCCACTGAATAACAGTGAAGCCTTAGCGGTTTATCTGCAGCAGCGTCTGAGCATCGCCGGTTACCGCGGTATGCCACTGTTTCAGACATCGGCACTTAAGCATTTATGGCAGGCCAGCCGTGGTATTCCGCGACTGGTTAATATTCTTGCGGCCAAAACATTGCTGGTGGGGTACGGCAATGGCAGCCGTCAGCTGGAGTCACACCATGTTGCCCGTGCCGTGGCTGATACCGAAGGTGCTTATCCGGCACCTCCTGATTGGTCCTGGTTGCGTTTTACCACTCTGTTTGCGGCTGTGCTTCTGGTGCTGATATGA
- a CDS encoding tetratricopeptide repeat protein, producing MSLLHQVLQDIDKRDADRLMLPPSLQLDDSASGLNPATEYSSAVFPAHPRYRRYQPLFWLLLVLTLGIFFLSDDFSGNPENSSDLPGFIDRQAQSDSASISLKNSAPANSKQSTADLNPEKPLSSEQPVSSVPPVLTEKTMPAERTLPEQSTPAEASGQKAPAKEPELNRNVSVVRSDQQAQEYYLQAMDELSRKQFSPALEHIDQALALTVRDDYLAIKLRIYLEQKEQEKFLQLYATHASVLHPYWLAVAAPGLHLFGRYDDAARVYQQLILAQPEIVNWPLALAQALHSAGRNQQARSVLENLYQQNRLTPEQKRWVEQRLKNLR from the coding sequence ATGAGTCTGTTGCATCAGGTTCTGCAGGATATTGATAAGCGCGACGCTGACAGACTTATGTTGCCGCCGTCTCTGCAACTGGACGATTCGGCTTCCGGCCTCAACCCGGCGACAGAGTACTCCTCTGCGGTTTTTCCCGCACATCCGCGTTACCGCCGCTATCAGCCACTGTTTTGGTTATTGTTAGTGTTAACGCTGGGAATCTTTTTTTTATCGGATGATTTCTCCGGAAATCCGGAAAATTCTTCGGATTTACCGGGCTTTATTGACCGTCAGGCTCAGTCTGATTCTGCCAGTATTTCGCTGAAAAACAGTGCGCCGGCAAATAGCAAACAAAGTACGGCGGATTTAAACCCGGAAAAGCCCTTGTCGTCTGAGCAACCAGTGTCTTCAGTTCCCCCGGTGCTTACCGAGAAAACCATGCCTGCAGAAAGAACGCTGCCAGAGCAATCAACACCAGCCGAAGCCTCCGGCCAAAAAGCGCCAGCAAAAGAACCGGAGTTAAATCGTAATGTGTCGGTTGTGCGCAGCGACCAGCAGGCACAGGAATACTACCTGCAGGCAATGGATGAGCTGAGCCGTAAGCAATTTTCACCGGCGCTGGAGCATATTGATCAGGCGCTGGCCTTAACAGTTCGCGATGATTATCTGGCGATAAAATTGCGTATTTATCTGGAACAGAAGGAGCAGGAAAAATTTCTGCAGTTGTATGCCACGCACGCCTCCGTTCTTCATCCTTACTGGCTGGCCGTAGCCGCACCGGGTTTACACCTGTTCGGACGTTATGACGATGCCGCACGTGTTTATCAGCAGTTGATTCTCGCGCAGCCTGAAATTGTCAACTGGCCGCTGGCACTGGCGCAGGCGCTGCATTCGGCCGGACGTAATCAACAGGCGCGCAGTGTGCTGGAAAATCTGTATCAGCAGAATCGCCTGACCCCGGAGCAGAAGCGCTGGGTTGAGCAACGACTGAAAAATCTAAGGTAA
- a CDS encoding GspE/PulE family protein codes for METPSRKRVRVGDLLLEKNLISDEQLNQALAEQKKTGKKLGRAITDLGFVKEDELLRTLADFFNYPFIDLARFRIHNHLVQRLPETHARRYRCLVLSEENGGLLVGMADPTDLMVIDDLQRILKTPVFPAFIREQELLSILDTVYRRQEQMASIAGELEGELRGSEFDIDQMAQSSDVNEAPVVRLLQSLFEDAVQIKASDIHIEPEESQLRIRLRVDGELQEQVMKEKRVASALVSRLKIMSGLDISEKRLPQDGRFNIRVSNKNIDVRVSTMPVQFGESVVMRLLDQSAGILSMEILGMPAKLQKRFEYLIHRPHGLILVTGPTGSGKTTTLYAALSLLNQPEKKIITAEDPIEYRLPRVNQVQVNSKVGLEFSTVLRAALRQDPDIVLVGEIRDHETAEIGLRAAMTGHMVLSTLHTNDAVSTVARLMDMGVDRYLVASSLRAVVAQRLVKKLCQHCQQPHVMDAQEKSWLDVLERGASEQNYLSGRGCHHCHNTGYQGRIGIYELLEMTPELVASLRRDDTQLFAEQALAQPGFRSLALCALDYARAGVTSLEEVFRVSATLEEELSLD; via the coding sequence ATGGAAACGCCAAGCCGTAAACGTGTCCGTGTCGGGGATCTTCTGCTGGAGAAGAACCTGATCAGTGATGAACAACTGAATCAGGCTCTGGCGGAGCAGAAAAAAACCGGCAAAAAGCTGGGCCGGGCCATTACCGATCTGGGTTTCGTCAAAGAAGATGAACTGCTGCGTACTCTGGCAGACTTTTTTAATTATCCGTTTATCGATCTGGCCCGTTTCCGTATTCATAATCACCTTGTTCAGCGACTGCCGGAAACCCATGCACGGCGTTATCGCTGCCTGGTGTTATCGGAAGAAAACGGTGGTCTTCTGGTTGGCATGGCAGATCCTACCGATCTGATGGTGATCGACGATCTGCAACGAATTCTGAAAACGCCGGTATTTCCGGCTTTTATCCGCGAGCAGGAACTGCTTTCTATTCTGGATACTGTTTATCGCCGTCAGGAGCAGATGGCGAGTATCGCCGGCGAACTGGAAGGCGAGTTACGTGGCAGTGAATTCGATATTGATCAGATGGCACAGTCATCTGATGTTAATGAAGCTCCGGTTGTACGCTTGCTGCAGAGCCTGTTTGAAGATGCGGTGCAGATTAAAGCATCGGATATTCATATTGAGCCTGAAGAAAGCCAGCTGCGTATTCGTCTGCGTGTTGATGGCGAATTGCAGGAACAGGTTATGAAAGAAAAACGGGTGGCATCGGCTCTGGTATCCCGCCTGAAAATTATGTCTGGCCTGGATATTTCAGAGAAACGTTTGCCGCAGGACGGCCGCTTTAATATCCGCGTATCGAATAAAAATATTGATGTGCGTGTGTCGACCATGCCGGTGCAGTTTGGCGAATCGGTGGTGATGCGTCTGCTCGATCAGAGCGCTGGAATTCTCAGTATGGAAATTCTGGGTATGCCGGCAAAACTGCAGAAGCGTTTTGAATATCTGATTCATCGCCCACACGGCCTTATTCTGGTTACTGGCCCGACCGGTAGCGGTAAAACCACGACGCTGTACGCTGCGCTCAGTCTGCTGAATCAGCCGGAAAAGAAAATTATTACCGCAGAAGATCCGATCGAATACCGCTTGCCAAGGGTTAATCAGGTGCAGGTTAACAGTAAAGTCGGGCTGGAATTTTCGACGGTATTACGGGCGGCACTGCGTCAGGACCCGGATATCGTACTGGTCGGGGAAATCCGCGATCACGAAACGGCCGAAATTGGTCTGCGCGCAGCCATGACGGGCCATATGGTGTTGTCGACGCTGCACACCAACGATGCGGTATCGACCGTTGCGCGGTTAATGGATATGGGGGTCGACCGCTATCTGGTGGCATCTTCATTGCGGGCGGTTGTAGCTCAGCGTCTTGTTAAGAAACTCTGTCAGCACTGTCAGCAGCCGCACGTGATGGATGCACAGGAAAAATCCTGGCTTGATGTGCTTGAACGCGGTGCCAGTGAGCAGAATTATCTCAGTGGACGTGGTTGCCACCATTGCCACAATACCGGTTATCAGGGACGTATCGGTATTTACGAGTTGTTGGAAATGACACCGGAGCTGGTTGCTTCATTGCGTCGGGATGACACTCAGTTATTTGCTGAGCAGGCGCTGGCTCAGCCTGGATTCCGCTCTCTGGCACTGTGCGCACTGGATTATGCCCGTGCAGGTGTGACCTCGCTGGAAGAGGTATTCCGGGTGTCGGCGACTCTGGAGGAGGAGCTGTCCCTTGACTGA
- a CDS encoding type II secretion system F family protein encodes MTEFTYRGRDQRGQAVTGVIAAGSSQSALEQLQQQQIIVLALDEAEEVKESAGFNITLWGRERISPDELILFTRQLYSLTKAGVPIIRALTGLAESSVNPAVKNTLNGISHSLISGSDLVTAFRQYPQYFSPIFISMVHIGETTGNLSDALLKLVAHLEMERETRKRIKTALRYPTMVVGSISIALIVITMFVIPSFSSVFNNLGAQLPWATRVLMGTSQFMQDYWMLLTVFMGLAFFAFRRYIKTAEGALFWDEKKLKIPLLGSIFERIALARFSRSFAMLMAAGVPILQGLSIVADSVGNRFIGVAVKSMQHGIERGDRLTNTAIATGLFTPLVLQMMSVGEETGSVDRLLDEVADFYEQEIDYDLKRLADAIEPILLVFLGIMVLILALGVFLPIWDLSRVATGR; translated from the coding sequence TTGACTGAGTTTACCTACCGCGGCCGTGATCAGCGTGGCCAGGCAGTGACGGGTGTGATTGCCGCAGGCAGCAGTCAGTCGGCGCTGGAGCAGTTACAGCAACAACAGATTATTGTACTGGCGCTGGATGAGGCGGAAGAAGTTAAAGAGTCGGCTGGCTTTAATATCACCTTATGGGGCAGAGAACGTATCAGCCCCGATGAACTTATCCTGTTCACCCGGCAATTATATTCTTTGACTAAGGCCGGTGTGCCTATTATCCGGGCGCTTACCGGTCTGGCCGAATCGTCGGTGAATCCGGCGGTAAAAAATACCCTGAATGGCATCAGCCATTCACTGATATCAGGCTCTGATCTGGTAACCGCATTCCGCCAGTATCCACAATATTTTTCCCCGATTTTTATCAGCATGGTTCATATCGGTGAAACCACCGGTAATTTATCCGATGCACTACTGAAGCTGGTGGCGCATCTGGAAATGGAACGTGAAACACGTAAGCGGATTAAAACGGCATTGCGTTACCCGACGATGGTGGTTGGCAGTATCAGCATTGCACTGATTGTTATCACCATGTTTGTTATTCCCAGTTTCAGCAGTGTTTTTAATAACCTGGGCGCGCAGTTGCCCTGGGCTACCCGTGTGCTTATGGGGACCTCACAGTTTATGCAGGATTACTGGATGCTGTTGACGGTGTTTATGGGACTCGCATTTTTCGCTTTCCGGCGCTACATAAAAACAGCTGAAGGTGCGCTGTTCTGGGATGAAAAGAAACTGAAAATTCCCTTATTAGGCAGTATTTTCGAGCGCATTGCTCTGGCGCGTTTTTCGCGTTCGTTTGCCATGCTGATGGCTGCAGGCGTTCCTATCCTGCAGGGGCTCTCTATTGTCGCTGACAGTGTCGGTAACCGCTTTATTGGTGTTGCGGTCAAAAGTATGCAGCACGGCATTGAGCGCGGAGATCGTCTGACCAATACCGCCATTGCCACCGGGCTGTTTACCCCGCTGGTTTTACAGATGATGTCGGTTGGCGAAGAAACCGGTTCTGTTGACCGTTTGCTGGATGAGGTTGCCGATTTCTATGAACAGGAAATTGACTATGACCTGAAGCGTCTGGCCGACGCAATTGAGCCCATTCTGCTGGTATTTCTCGGCATCATGGTACTGATTCTGGCGCTGGGCGTGTTTTTGCCAATCTGGGATCTCAGCCGTGTGGCGACAGGGCGTTAG
- a CDS encoding type II secretion system protein, whose amino-acid sequence MKKQAGFTLIELIMVIVILGVLSAFALPRFADFGGDARTASVNALAGALRSAANIAHAQQLANGSTANTAVTLEGTSIDMLNGYPSVTGIKVAAQVSSGTQTQFDDGEVDYVEAVSTTVSVTYSLRASCQVVYTAATTSASPVVAVTTSGC is encoded by the coding sequence ATGAAGAAGCAAGCAGGTTTTACACTGATCGAACTGATCATGGTAATTGTAATTCTCGGCGTACTGTCGGCTTTTGCTTTGCCCCGTTTTGCAGATTTTGGTGGTGATGCGCGTACAGCCAGTGTTAATGCTCTGGCTGGTGCATTACGTTCAGCGGCGAATATAGCCCACGCACAGCAACTGGCTAATGGTTCGACAGCCAATACCGCCGTTACCCTGGAAGGTACGTCTATCGATATGCTGAATGGCTACCCGAGCGTAACGGGTATTAAGGTTGCCGCTCAGGTTTCTTCCGGTACACAAACACAGTTTGATGATGGCGAGGTCGATTATGTTGAAGCCGTCAGCACAACCGTGTCGGTAACTTATTCACTGCGTGCGAGTTGCCAGGTTGTTTATACCGCCGCCACAACCTCGGCTTCTCCTGTGGTTGCCGTTACCACCAGTGGCTGTTAA
- a CDS encoding prepilin-type N-terminal cleavage/methylation domain-containing protein, whose product MKTRLSGFTLVELVMVLVLLGVLSAIGGSLFSRPDSFSALTARDQLQAITLLAQQRALANTGNSPVVLSVGQDNKHWLFGLRQGADVFSERKSPRHNANLTLDGSVFSNGQVSTFTFASDAAVGRNYQFIFSSDSNHSLCLAATGFAYPATCQP is encoded by the coding sequence ATGAAAACACGCCTGTCGGGCTTCACCCTGGTAGAACTGGTGATGGTGCTGGTTCTGCTGGGGGTTCTGAGTGCGATAGGCGGCAGTCTTTTTTCCCGCCCTGATAGTTTTTCCGCTCTTACCGCCCGTGATCAGTTGCAGGCGATTACTCTGCTTGCTCAGCAACGCGCACTGGCCAATACCGGTAATTCTCCGGTCGTGCTCAGCGTGGGGCAGGATAACAAACACTGGCTGTTCGGACTTCGTCAGGGCGCCGATGTGTTCAGCGAACGAAAATCCCCCCGGCATAACGCAAACCTTACTTTGGATGGCTCAGTATTCAGTAATGGCCAGGTCAGCACCTTTACCTTTGCCAGCGATGCGGCAGTGGGCAGAAATTATCAGTTTATTTTTTCTTCCGACAGTAATCACTCCCTGTGTCTGGCTGCAACGGGTTTTGCATATCCGGCAACGTGTCAGCCCTGA